ACCACCAAACTAAAGGATAATTTATACATTGATGGCCGAAACTAATATATATTTATGAAGGTCGGAAGCCCTTGCTTCTCCGGGTTCCTCTGAGGGTCGGGCCTGCAACTGTATTATGGGTTTCCTTTTTAAATGGGATTCATCATGTTATATGAAAAAAAATCTCAAGTTTGCAACAATTATAGTTTCTCCATATTGTAAACCGTCGTCGTTTAACACGAGTTATGTTTTTTTTCATCATTGTCTCAGATATGTCTGAGCTACAAAGTTGTGTCGTGTGTCTGTTCGTAATCCATTATTTCACCTATGAACTATTCATCTCCCCATCTTAAATCGCTTGATCATAAATATTCCTGATTTGTAGCCCCTATGTAAACCATATATATATGATTCTCATCTTTGATAAACCCAATCTGCATCTCCACAAAACTCATTGATTCATCTTAGCTTTAACCATCTTCTAGAAGATGTCTCTCTGGCTCTCCAGTTCCTCAAACCGGCGTCCCCGACATCCATCACTCAACCTTTGAGTCTCTCCGTCTTGGTCAAAGTAGTCAGAGCATAGCTGTTGGCCTCATCCGCTTCTGGGATTCCCTGAACTTCAAGAAAGACACTGAGTTTTTGGGAATCATGGTTATCTTCTTTGATGAAAAGGTAAGTCAATCTTCGAACTATCATACTTATTTAACATAATTGTTTTAATTGATTTCCTGATTCTTTGTTGAATAATATTATTTGCAGATTCCGTGATTCATGGGTTGATTTCCGCCGGACAAGCTAATCATTACAGGCTATCTTTGAAAGCCGGTTCCATTGTGAAAGTAGTTCGTTTTGAGGTTGCTAGGTGCTCAAGCATGTACAAGATAATTGATCATCAATTCCTCATCCGTTTCATCCCACCAACCATTATTAATGAAGTCATCACGAGTGCTCCTGAGATCTATCTCCAGTCATGATTAGACTGTTCGACAATCTCCAAGTGATTGCGAATACAAACCTAGAACTCCCATGTATATTATCATATTGCAGCTGAGTTTATATTATGTTTCGATATCATAACTGATATTTAAACTCGCAGATGTGGTTGGGCAAATTTGTTCTGTCTAGGGCTCTGACCTCACCAAAGAAACAACTCGAGTCGCTATCCGTCACCTCATTGACCCGTAAGAAACAATCAACACAAATTTTGTTCATATTACTGTCTATATTGTGCTTACATCAATGATCAAAAATATTTTCTACCCCTGTGGTCGTCTATTTATCTCCCTTACTTATCAAACTAATTTCACACAAACCTTTATTTTACAACTTAAAAGAAACCACAACAACCCAAACAATCAAAACACGAAAAAACAGAATCCCAAAAAAGACGAATCATTAATGATCACCTCTCTTTTTGTCTAATCTTACAAATAAACTTCAAAACAAATATACCAAACCAATCACCTCAACTAAAACTCAACGACACATACATCGAATCAGCTAAACAAAAATAAACTACACGGCCAACTATTTAACAATTTACAAACTTCCTTTCGCAGATGCTTACGAAAAAAACGAAAACAACAACCAAGATCAGTAAAATCACCTAAACAAAAAAGCAGAGTAAGTTACGAATTCTGATAAATACAACTAATAACGATTTTTTGTTTACAAGTTACCCATCAAATAAAAGAGAAACAAACACAAACACACCAAGAGACAATCCTGACAGACACAAAGGCGGCAACAACATCTCCACCTGCTCACTCTTCTTATCTTATGAAAATAGCTTACATGCCAAATGTCAACAAACTAATGTTATTGTCTTCTTATGAGAACATAAATTCGTTTAAAACTCATTAAGGCCAAAATACTCAGAATTGTCACTCATTTTATAGTTATTTCTACAAGTCTTCATGTATTTGTTTTAAATGTCTAGTAAAAACAACAAGTTTAAAAATAAAAAGACATATAACAAACATAATAAGGATAATGAAAATTATTACTTAATAAACATAAACATACACAACTAAAATGGAGAAAAAAATATCCAGAAACAAAAAGTAATTTCAACAACTTTAATATAATTTATACTCTCAATAGTACAAAAAGACAAATTAAAAAGACAAACAAACAATAAGTCTCACTGGCACATTTACCAACACCACGAACTATATCAATTACATTACTAACACAGTTTAGTCATTCATAAGTAGGTGGAAAACAGTTTCTACACAGTTAATCATCACAACTCTAATCCTATAACAATAAAAAAAACTTAGAAAAATAATGATTAACCAAAACGCAAAATTCACGAGTAGAATAAACCTTGCAAATATTGAGATGAATCAAGGATTCAGTGCAGAACCCTGTGTATCCTGGTCAACTCCAATAGTGGACAAAAGTGAACGTACACACAGCAGCGTTTTTGACAAAGAACGAAAACGACAACGTTTTAGTCGAGCATAAACCCACGATGTCAAGGGTTTTAGTCGTTGACCACTCGTCTTCCCCTTTCAGCCATGCTTGGGTCGAGAGCTCTGTTCTGCGGAAGAATCTGGAATCATTCTCTGTTTCCGAAACGTTCTGGAAACTTCCGAGCGAGTTTCAGAACGAAACGGGTCGGGACGCATAATGGAACATTCCATTGCGACGAAACCTTAGCTTGCTTCATGCTTCGTCTCTCCTCCAGATTCTCTGGTGCCCAGATCGTCCGTACCAGAGATCATCAGGTTCGAATTCGGTCTACCCACCATCTAATTGAGCGTTACTACCTTTGGATTCAGTTTGGGGTTTGCGAGAAATGGGTCTGAGAATAGCGATAAGGCTTGACTTTTATTGTAAAGTTACAATCTTGATTGGTAAGTGATGTGGTTATAAGGTATTGGAGAAGCTTGATGCGGCTCTTGATGTTGGTGGTGTGTATGATCCTGAGAGTGAACGTTATGACCATCACCAGAAAGGCTTCACTGAAGTGTTTGGACATGGGTTTAATACTAAACTCAGTAGTGCAGGGCTTATCTATAAGGTAAGAGAAGGTGCATTCTTGAGATTTTGGTGGGCTTGTAGAGAATATTTGTGCTGATGCTTCTGCCTTTTAGCACTATGGCTTGGAGATAATTGCTAAGGAGCTTCAGCTTGATCAGAAGCATACTGATGTGCAGCGATTGTTTCTAGCTGTGTACAAAAACTTCATTGAGGTGATCTTTCTTGCTTTCGAGAGAGGTTTCCTATTTCGCTTCTAGATTCTTTGGTGTGTATTCACAGCAAAGAACAAGCTAAAGTTTTTGGCTATGTCTTTGATAGTTTTAGTGTATGATGGGCACAGGTTACTGAATCTGTTGTCAGATTGGCAAATATTGCTAAGTAGTAGTATCTCTGGGCTAACAAAGAAAGATATTGCAGTTTTGATGTTAGGATCGTGGAGCAGTTCTTGAACTTTCATATATTGTGATGTTTTCACTTGTTTTTTTGAAGGTAACTGGTTGTATAAAATTACAGGCAGTAGATGCTATTGACAACGGTATCCATCAATATGATACCGACCAGCCCCCAAGATATGTAAACAACACAAGCCTGGCGCATAGGATTGGAAGGTTGAACTTAGACTGGATTGAGCCTGATCAGTCTAGTAGCAAAGAAGATGAAGCCTTTCATCGAGCAATGGAACTTGCTGGCTCTGAGTTCTTACAGGTTTCTTTTTCCTTCTATACTCGCATTTAATTCAGTAATTCATCTGATTCTGATCCTTTTTCGGAATAGAAAGATGCAACTAAGGAAAAGTTGAGAGTACCAAACTAAATCTAGTGTGGAAATTGCTTTGAATGAATGAGCCTAATGTGATACTATAACAAATGTTGTCTACTGGTAAATATATGAA
The DNA window shown above is from Brassica oleracea var. oleracea cultivar TO1000 chromosome C3, BOL, whole genome shotgun sequence and carries:
- the LOC106332069 gene encoding UPF0160 protein; translation: MLGSRALFCGRIWNHSLFPKRSGNFRASFRTKRVGTHNGTFHCDETLACFMLRLSSRFSGAQIVRTRDHQVLEKLDAALDVGGVYDPESERYDHHQKGFTEVFGHGFNTKLSSAGLIYKHYGLEIIAKELQLDQKHTDVQRLFLAVYKNFIEAVDAIDNGIHQYDTDQPPRYVNNTSLAHRIGRLNLDWIEPDQSSSKEDEAFHRAMELAGSEFLQCVHFHAKSWLPARSIVMECLAERHDVDSSGEIMKLNKQCPWKLHIFELEEEMKIDPPIKYVLYQDDRSENWRIQAVSVSPDKFESRKALPISWRGLEKEKLSEESSIPGCVFVHMSGFIGANRSYEGALAMAKASLVA